Proteins from a single region of Apium graveolens cultivar Ventura chromosome 7, ASM990537v1, whole genome shotgun sequence:
- the LOC141671439 gene encoding cationic amino acid transporter 1-like, whose translation MGILSEDGTGLRRRGCSCSKEDFLPEESFKSWGNYVSALKATPSRFVDRVFTRSADQAELEAKARSHNEMKKTLSWWDLMWFGMGAVIGAGIFVLTGLEARDHAGPAVVLSYVVSGISALLSVFCYTEFAVEIPVAGGSFAYLRVELGEFVAFIAAGNIILEYIIGGAAVARSWTSYLATLCNQDPDDFRIYASALADDYNHLDPVAIGIIIIVCLFAVFSTKGSSRLNYIASCVHVIVILFIIIAGLMKADTDNYRDFAPYKARGIFKASAVLFFAYVGFDAVATMAEETKNPARDIPIGLVGSMVITTTLYCLLAVTLCLMQPYKQIDRDAPFSVAFEAVGMNWAKYLVAAGALKGMTSVLLVGAVGQARYLTHIARTHMMPPWFANVNPKTGTPINATVVMLVATAIVAFFTKLGVLANLLSISTLFIFMLVSVALLVRRYYVSGVTTTADRNKFIACIVLILGSSVGTSAYWGLSEHGKIGYLITVPIWILATIGIKVFVPHARDPKLWGVPLVPWLPSASIAINIFLLGSIDGASFVRFGVWTILLLIYYIFFGLHASYDIAKEYEGKDYGLTLKKTEEGGGSPTAASKSIAVDNKNGYANPST comes from the exons ATGGGGATTCTTAGCGAAGATGGAACTGGGCTCAGGAGAAGAGGGTGTTCGTGTTCAAAGGAAGATTTTCTTCCAGAGGAGTCATTTAAGAGCTGGGGAAACTATGTAAGTGCCCTGAAGGCGACTCCCTCTCGGTTCGTGGATCGGGTATTCACTCGATCAGCTGACCAGGCTGAGTTGGAGGCCAAAGCTCGGAGCCACAATGAGATGAAGAAGACTCTGTCATGGTGGGATCTAATGTGGTTTGGCATGGGAGCAGTGATTGGAGCTGGAATATTTGTTCTTACCGGGTTAGAAGCGCGTGATCATGCTGGTCCTGCTGTTGTTCTCTCCTATGTCGTCTCTGGGATCTCTGCTTTGCTATCTGTATTTTGCTACACTGAGTTTGCTGTGGAAATCCCGGTTGCAG GTGGCTCATTTGCCTACCTAAGAGTAGAACTCGGTGAGTTTGTGGCCTTCATTGCTGCTGGAAACATAATTCTTGAGTACATAATTGGCGGTGCAGCAGTGGCTCGATCATGGACATCCTACCTAGCCACCCTTTGCAACCAAGACCCGGATGATTTTCGTATTTATGCCAGTGCGCTTGCAGATGACTACAATCATCTTGACCCCGTAGCTATTGGCATAATCATAATCGTTTGTCTGTTTGCAGTTTTTAGCACCAAAGGGTCATCTCGTTTAAACTACATTGCCTCGTGTGTCCACGTAATTGTGATTCTCTTCATCATAATTGCTGGCCTTATGAAAGCAGACACTGATAACTACCGTGATTTTGCACCTTACAAAGCACGTGGCATCTTCAAAGCTTCTGCTGTCTTGTTTTTTGCTTATGTTGGATTTGATGCTGTTGCAACAATGGCAGAGGAGACTAAAAATCCTGCTAGAGACATTCCTATCGGTCTTGTAGGCTCAATGGTGATTACCACCACTTTATATTGCTTGCTAGCTGTGACACTCTGTCTCATGCAACCCTACAAGCAGATTGATAGAGATGCTCCATTCTCTGTTGCCTTCGAAGCTGTGGGGATGAACTGGGCAAAATATCTTGTTGCAGCCGGAGCACTAAAAGGCATGACATCTGTATTACTTGTTGGAGCAGTTGGTCAAGCTCGATATTTGACACATATTGCACGTACGCACATGATGCCACCATGGTTTGCCAATGTCAATCCAAAAACAGGAACTCCAATTAATGCAACTGTTGTCATGCTTGTAGCAACTGCAATTGTTGCATTCTTCACTAAGCTTGGTGTTCTAGCTAACCTCCTATCAATCTCAACACTTTTCATCTTCATGCTCGTCTCTGTTGCGCTTCTGGTACGTCGCTACTATGTTTCTGGTGTGACAACGACAGCCGATCGTAACAAATTCATCGCATGTATTGTCCTTATACTTGGTTCCTCAGTTGGGACTTCTGCCTACTGGGGACTTAGTGAACATGGTAAGATTGGATATTTAATAACAGTGCCAATCTGGATACTGGCTACTATTGGAATCAAGGTATTTGTTCCGCATGCACGGGATCCAAAGCTATGGGGTGTTCCATTGGTGCCGTGGTTGCCATCTGCATCCATTGCCATTAACATTTTCCTCCTTGGATCCATTGATGGCGCTTCATTCGTCAGATTTGGAGTGTGGACTATCCTGCTTCTGATATATTACATATTCTTTGGTCTTCATGCTTCGTATGATATTGCTAAGGAATATGAAGGTAAAGATTACGGGTTGACTCTAAAGAAGACCGAAGAGGGTGGTGGTAGTCCAACTGCTGCATCTAAATCTATTGCTGTAGATAATAAGAATGGTTATGCAAATCCTAGTACCTAA